The Streptococcus marmotae genome contains the following window.
GATTTTTGAAAATGGTACAATCGGAATGGCTCAAAATCTGGAAACGGTCGATGTAGGGATTATCATCTTGGGACCTTTCACCGATATTCGGGAAGGTTCGGTTGTTCGCCGTACTGGAAAAATCATGGAAGTACCAGTTGGTCAAGCCTTGATTGGACGTGTGGTGAATCCACTTGGACAGCCTGTTGATGGACTCGGTGAAATTCGGACTACTAAGACAAGACCGATTGAGTATCCAGCACCAGGTGTGATGCAGCGGAAATCCGTTAACCAGCCCCTTCAAACAGGCTTAAAGGCAATTGATGCCCTCGTGCCAATTGGTCGTGGTCAGCGTGAGTTGATTATCGGAGACCGACAAACAGGGAAAACCTCGATTGCCATTGATGCAATTTTGAATCAAAAAGATCAAGATATGATTTGTATCTATGTGGCAATTGGGCAAAAAGAATCGACAGTCCGTACTCAGGTTGAAACACTTCGTCAATATGGAGCGCTTGATTACACGATTGTGGTAACGGCTTCAGCTTCTCAACCGTCTCCATTGCTTTTCTTGGCGCCGTATGCTGGCGTTGCAATGGCAGAAGAATTCATGTATGAAGGCAAACATGTCTTGGTTGTTTACGATGATTTATCAAAACAAGCGGTTGCCTACCGTGAATTATCCCTACTTCTTCGCCGTCCACCAGGTCGGGAAGCCTATCCAGGGGATGTCTTTTATCTACACAGTCGCTTGTTAGAGCGCTCTGCTAAGGTGTCAGATGAACTAGGCGGTGGATCGATTACTGCCTTACCATTTATTGAAACGCAGGCGGGAGATATCTCAGCCTATATCGCAACCAACGTTATTTCAATCACGGACGGCCAAATTTTCTTGAAAGATGATTTGTTCAATTCAGGAATTCGTCCTGCGATTGATGCGGGTTCATCGGTATCCCGTGTTGGTGGTTCTGCCCAAATTAAGGCGATGAAAAAAGTAGCAGGTACACTTCGGATTGACCTTGCTTCTTACCGTGAATTAGAAGCCTTTACTCAATTTGGTTCAGATTTGGATGCTGCGACCCAAGCGAAATTAAATCGTGGACGTCGAACAGTGGAAGTGCTGAAGCAACCACTTCATAAACCATTACCAGTTGAGAAACAAGTTCTTATTCTTTATGCCTTGACAAATGGCTTCTTAGACTCAGTACCGATCGATGATATTTTGGCTTTCGAAGAAGAACTCTATGCCTACTTTGACTTGCACCATGACGGTCTTTTGGATACCATTCGGGTTACAAAAGATTTGCCAGATACAGATGTATTAAATGCTGCTATTCAGGAATTTAAAGACCAGTCTGTCTTTCAGTAAAGGAGAAGTGTTATGGCAGGTTCTCTCAATGAAATAAAAACAAAAATTGCCTCTACAAAGAAAACCAGTCAAATCACAGGTGCAATGCAGATGGTATCGGCTGCCAAGCTAGCTAAATCAGAGCAATTGGCAAAGTCCTTTCAGATTTATGCTAGCAAGGTTCGGAAAATTACGACAGACTTGCTCCGTGGTGAATTGATGGAAGGTTCGACCAACCCTATGTTGATTCGTCGGCCAATCCAAAAATCAGGCTATATTGTAATTACCTCTGATAGTGGTTTGAAAGGGAGCTACAATGCGATGATTCTCAAGGCTGTTATGGAAATGATTGAACAGGACCATACTAGCAAGGATGAGTATGAAATCATTGCCATCGGTGGTATGGGAGCGGATTTCTTTCGAGCAAGAGGCATTCAACCAATCTTCGAATTGCGTGGCTTAGCGGACAATCCAAGTTTTGATGATGTTCAGAAAATCATTTCAAAATCTGTTGAGATGTATAAAAACGAGATTTTTGATGAATTGTATGTCTGCTACAACCACCATATAAATAGTTTGAGTCGTCAAGTGCGCGTGCAACAGATGTTACCAGTCGAAGATTTAGACCACAATGAAGCAGACGGCTATACGGCTACCTTTGAACTGGAACCAAGTAGGGATGCGCTTTTGGGACAACTCTTGACACAATATGCAGAATCAACGATATATGGTGCGATTTTAGACGCTAAAACGGCTGAGAATGCTGCAGGTATGGTAGCTATGCAGACAGCAACAGATAATGCTAAGAGTGTGATTGATGAATTGACCATTCGTTACAATCGGGCGCGTCAGGCAGCAATTACACAGGAAATTACAGAAATCGTAGCAGGAGCAAGCGCTCTTGACTAGATGATTCGAGAGCAGTTAGTATTTTTCAGCTTTCTCAAAGAGTAGAATAAAGGATTAAACGCTCTCATATCTTGTTGAATTGAATTCGAGCTAAGCACTGTGTGAAAAAGATAAATCTTCCTAGAGTTTTCTAACTCTTCGTCAGATTTCCTATTTTCGCTGTGTGCTTTAAACGCTCTCATATCTTGTTGAATTGAATTCGAGCTAAGCACTGTGTGAAAAAGATAAATCTTCCTAGAGTTTTCTAACTCTTCGTCAGATTTCCTATTTTCGCTGTGTGCTTTAAACGCTCTCATATCTTGTTGAATTGAATTCGAGCTAAGCACTGTGTGAAAAAGATAAATCTTCCTAGAGTTTTCTAACTCTTCGTCAGATTTCCTATTTTCACTGTGTGCTTTAAACGCTCTCATATCTTAATAAATTGAACACGGACTAAGAGCTGTGTAAAAAAGATAGATTTCCTTGTGTTCATCGGACACATCGTCAATCTCCTATTTTTACTGTGCTCTTTACGTCCTTTGTATCTTGTATAAAGGAGAAAAAATGAGTTCAGGCAAAATTACTCAGGTTGTTGGGCCGGTTGTCGATGTGGCATTTTCGGCTGATGATAAGCTTCCTGAGATTAACAACGCACTTGTCGTTTATAAGAACGATGAATCAAAACAAAAAGTCGTGCTTGAGGTTGCATTGGAGCTAGGCGATGGTGTTGTTCGAACCATTGCTATGGAATCAACAGATGGCTTGACTCGTGGAATGGAAGTTCTCGACACTGGACATCCCATTTCTGTCCCTGTTGGGAAGGAAACGCTTGGTCGTGTCTTTAACGTTCTAGGTGATACGATTGACTTGGAGACGCCATTTGACGAGACAGTAGAACGTCATCCGATTCATAAAAAAGCTCCGACATTTGATGAATTATCAACTGCAACAGAGATTTTGGAAACAGGTATTAAAGTTATTGACCTCCTAGCTCCTTATTTGAAGGGGGGGAAAGTCGGTCTCTTTGGTGGTGCCGGTGTTGGTAAAACGGTTCTTATCCAAGAATTGATTCACAATATCGCTCAAGAACACGGTGGTATTTCAGTATTTACTGGTGTTGGTGAGCGGACTCGTGAAGGGAATGACCTCTACTGGGAAATGAAAGAATCAGGTGTTATTGAAAAAACAGCCATGGTGTTTGGACAGATGAATGAACCACCAGGTGCTCGTATGCGGGTTGCCTTGACTGGCTTGACGATTGCAGAATACTTCCGTGATGTTGAAGGTCAGGATGTGCTATTATTCATCGATAATATCTTCCGTTTCACGCAAGCAGGTTCAGAAGTCTCTGCCCTCTTGGGTCGGATGCCGTCAGCTGTAGGATATCAACCAACCCTAGCAACTGAAATGGGACAATTGCAGGAGCGGATTACCTCAACTAAAAAAGGTTCTGTAACATCTATCCAAGCGATTTATGTTCCAGCAGATGACTACACTGACCCAGCACCAGCAACAGCCTTTGCACACTTGGATTCAACCACCAACTTGGAGCGGAAATTGACACAGTTGGGAATTTATCCAGCCGTGGATCCTCTCGCCTCTAGTTCACGTGCCTTGGCACCTGAAGTCGTTGGAGAAGAGCATTATGCGGTCGCTATGGAAGTAAAACGCGTCTTGCAACGCTATCAAGAGTTACAAGATATTATTGCTATCTTGGGAATGGATGAATTGTCTGATGATGAAAAGACCTTGGTTGGTCGTGCTCGTCGCATTCAATTCTTCTTATCACAAAACTTTAATGTTGCAGAGCAATTCACCGGTATGCCAGGTTCATACGTACCAGTTGCTGAAACAGTACGTGGATTTAAAGAAATCTTGGACGGTAAGCATGATACATTACCAGAAGACGCCTTCCGTAATGTTGGTTCAATTGATGATGTGATTGCAAAAGCAGCCAAGATGAGATTTTAGAGGTGTTTTATGGCACAAATGACCGTACAAATTGTAACGCCAGACGGTATTCGGTATGATCACCATGCGGCTTTCGTACTCGTTCGAACAACGGAAGGCGAGCTAGGGATTTATCCTGGGCACGTTGAATTGATTGCTGTGCTAGCGATTGATGAGATCAAGGTGCGCCGGATCGATGATGAAAATCATGTGGATTGGATTGCGGTCAACGGCGGTATTATTGAAGTTTCAAAAGATTTGATTACCATTGTATCTGATTCGGCTGAACGGGCACGTGATATTGACGTCAGCCGTGCCGAGCGTGCGAAACTACGTGCGGAAAAAGAACTTGAAGAAGCACAAAGCGCTCACAATATTGACATGGAAAAACGGGCAGCAATTGCCCTTCAACGTGCGATTAACCGGATTCGTGTTGGTCAAAAGTAATCGTAGAAGAAATGAATACTGTAGAGGGAGTGAGATAAAAATCGGTATTTCGCAGAAATCGATTATCCTCACTCCTTTATTTCTAAGTTCGGGCTAAACGAATCTACTGGATTCGTTTACTCTCACCCCGCAAGGTTGACGCGGTTTGTAGAATGTTGATTTATCAACGTTTTACAAACCCGACAGTCCTCGCTTTTGAATTTCTAGGCTCAGGTATCAATAGTCACTCCCCTGACTATTGATATGCGTCAAACTGTTAAATCTATAAAGGAATCGGGGCTGGACACTTTTGTTTCAGCCTCTTTTCCATGCTCGAGTGCACAGGATGTTTTCAAAATACGAATTTTTAGAAATTTTTGGTATAATGAAAGCATGGTTAAATCATTGGTAACGGTTTGTAGTCATCTTTTATTTATCTATCTTGCCCATTACTTATTGTTGTCAGTAGTCGATTGGTCGAAGGTGGTAAAAGGGACGGCAGAAAATCAAAAGAAAATTCAGCTATTTATTGTATTTGTGGCGATTGCATTAGGCTACTTGGTCTCTGCTTTCTTTTTGGATATCTTATCCATCAGCCGCAATCTAACAGAAGCTCTCCGCTAGAAGGATATAAAAATAGAAACGGAATTAGCTGTGTTTGTGGATGAGCAGATAATAGAAAAAGGAAAGAGTAAATGGATAAAATTATTGTCAGAGGTGGGAATACTCGCCTAAAAGGTGAAGTGACCATTGAAGGAGCTAAGAATGCAGTCTTGCCCCTATTAGCTGCAACAATCTTAGCAAGTGAAGGCCAGTCACGTTTGCTACATGTGCCGATTTTATCGGATGTGTTCACTATGAATCGTGTGGTTGATGGGCTAGGAGTAAGCGTTGCATTTGATCAAGATAAGAAAGAGATTTTGATTGACGCACAAGGCGAATTGGGAAGCGAAGCGCCCTATAAATATGTCAATCAAATGCGGGCTTCTATCGTTGTATTGGGTCCTATCTTAGCTCGCAATGGCTATGCCAAGGTGTCCATGCCTGGGGGTTGCACGATTGGTAGTCGTCCGATTGATTTGCATTTAAAAGGTTTGGAAGCAATGGGAGCAGAGATTCATCAGCGCGCGGGTTATCTTGAAGCAAGAGCTGAGCGCTTGAAAGGAGCCCATCTCTACATGGATTTTCCAAGTGTGGGCGCAACCCAAAACCTCATGATGGCAGCTACCCTAGCTGAGGGGACTACGGTCATTGAAAATGCAGCGCGGGAGCCTGAAATTGTTGATTTGGCAATTTTCCTTAATAAAATGGGAGCCAAAGTCAAGGGAGCAGGAACGGAAACGATTAGTATCAAGGGAGTTTCTAGTCTACATGGAGCAGAACACCAGGTTGTTCAAGACCGAATTGAGGCAGGAACCTTTATGGTTGCGGCGGCCATGACTGGTGGAGATGTCTTAGTTAAAGATGCGATTTGGGAGCACAATCGTCCCTTGATTTCTAAAATGCAGGAAATGGGTATTGATGTCAGGGAGGAAGATGAGGGGATTCGAGTTCGGTCATCTGTGGAACAATTGAAACCTGTGACGGTCAAGACCTTACCACATCCAGGTTTTCCGACTGATATGCAGGCTCAGTTTACAGCATTAATGGCTGTGGCTAAGGGTGAATCAACCATGATTGAGACAGTTTTCGAAAATCGTTTTCAGCATTTGGAAGAGTTGCGTCGGATGGATTTGCACTCAGATATTTTACGTGATACGGCTATTATTACCGGTGGTAATACGCTTCAGGGAGCAGAAGTCATGTCAACAGATTTGAGAGCCAGTGCTGCTCTTATTCTGACGGGGCTCGTAGCAGAAGGTGTGACAACTGTTGGAAAATTAACACATTTGGATCGTGGGTATTACCGTTTCCATGAGAAATTGGCTGCCTTAGGGGCAGATATTGAACGCATTAATGGAGAAGAATAGATGGATCAAAAAGAAAATCTACATTTTGTTGGCAATCAAATACTATTGATTCTCTTTGTGATTCTCTTGGCACTGATTATTTTTGCAATTGGACTCATGGTTGGTTATGGTGTCATTGGAGATGGTAGCAATATTTGGGCTATTTTATCCCCTGAAAAATGGCAGGAATTGATTGGTAAATTTACGGGAAAATAGTTATCGGTGACTGTCATGTTCTAGGATAGGCTGGTTTGGTCCAGTCATCAGAATAGAAAACAGTTCAAGTTAAGAAGATGAGTAGGCTGAGTATGATGGTTCAGCCTCTTTCACTGTAGATTTCGTTAGGAGTAATATGGCAAGGAAAAAAACAAAAAAACAGAGTATGAGTCTAGCTAGCCTAGTGATCACTTTCTTACTGGTGGCTGGTGGTTATTTTTGGGCAGAAGGAACTTCGACCGTATCTCATCGACCAGTTACTAGAGTAGAAAATGCTGCATCTAGGCCTTCAGAAGAGCTAGCACATTCCGTTTTGACGGACACGGTGCGGGCTCAGTTGGGATCTGACCTTGTCTACAATGGTGCAGGAGCCTTTGTGATGAATGGCAATCGAACAGATCTCGATGCTGCTGTTGCAAGTGTACCATATGCAGATAATAAGACCAAGATAGCTCAAGGGAAAGTTGTTCCAACGGTCGCAAATGCTCTTTTAAGTAAGGCAACCCGTCAGTATCAAAAGCGGGAGGAGACAGGAAATGGCTCGACCAGCTGGAAACCGGCTGGCTGGCATCAAGTAAGGCATTTAGAAGGGGAATACAACCATGCCATTGATAGAGGGCACTTATTAGCTTATTCCTTAGTTGGTGGGTTAAAAGGGTACGATGCTTCAACCAGTAACCCTAAAAATATAGCCGTCCAGACTGCGTGGTCCAACCAATCCAATCGCCCAGATGCGACAGGTCAAAATTATTTTGAAACACAGGTACGTAGAGCCTTAGATCGAAATAAGCGGGTACGGTATCGAGTGACATTGATCTATCAATCGCAGGAAGATTTAGTGCCAGTAGGAAGTCATTTGGAAGCGAAAGCAGCAGACGGCAGTCTGGAGTTTAATGTTTTTGTCCCAAATGTCCAGCAGGGCTTAGTTATTGATTATTACAGTGGGAAGATTCATCTTAACCAGTAGGAGATGTGATGATTGAGATTGAAGAAAAACTGCGCCTAAGGCGTGGTAAACCAAATGATAGCGAAGCTCTTGCTTGGTATCAGGATCAAGAAGTGGTTTATCTTGTAGATGGAGTGAGGGAAAGCTACAGTCTTGAAAAATTACAGCGAATGTATGCTTATTTGGATCAAGCAGGTGAGCTTTACACGATTGAAGCCCAAGAGGAAACGGGCTGGAAGGCAATTGGAGATGTCACCTTTTCACAGAATGATGTGCCAATTGTGATTGGAAATCCAGCCTACCGGGGACAAGGGCTTGGGAAAAAGATTATTCAAGCTCTAGTCGCAGAGGCTAAAAAACGAGGCTATTCCGAGCTACACGTCAGGGAAATCTATCAGGATAATGTTGCTTCCCAGAAATGTTTTACTGCTTGCGGATTTGAGATTCAAAGGGAGACAGAAAAAGGTTATTCGTATAGACGAGATTTATAATATGAGAAGGAAGTGGTCAGAAGACTTGAAAGTCCTCTGACCTATTTTTGTTAATTATCAGATGTATTTTGGCTTGTTTTTCCCTAAAATGCCTTTTTTAGAAAAAATACGCAAAAATAGTTGACAATACATCAGATGAATTGTACAATAAAGGTACAACAAAAGCGCTTTCAAATAATGTTGTGGAAAAATATAGAAAATAGGAGATTTTCAAATGGACAAAACAGTTGAACAAAGAACAGCTGATGTGACCTATAATCGTGCAAAATTGTGGCAAATTATTTTATTTGCGACCAACAATACATCTACAAATATTTATCTAGTAGCTTTTAGTTTTGTAACGTATTTTTCAACGGGTGTCCTAGGACTAGCTGTTTTATTTGTTAGTCAATTGATGGGGTATATTCGTATTTTTGATGGATTTATTGATCCTGCGATTGGGGTTTTGATTGATAAGACAGATACTAAATTTGGGAAATACCGTCCTATCTTAGTATTGGGGAATATTATTACTGCCCTATCGTTTGTATTCTTGTTCAATATTCATCATTTTGGAAGTGCGATGACAATGCCTTTGTTTATTGTCGCTTTGCTCATTCACAAAATTGGCTATTCTTTGCAACAGACGATTACTAAAGCAGGTCAAACAGCTCTTACCAATGATCCAAAGCAACGTCCAATCTTTAATATTGTGGATGGAATCATGACTGCCATTCTTTTTTCAGGTAGTCAAATTGTGATTTCAAGCTATCTTGTTCCAAAACATGGAGGATTTACAGAAGGCTTCTTTGCAGAGTTAATGGTGAGTGTTATTTGCATTTCTGCAGTGCTAGCAGTCTTATCAGTTATTGGTATTTGGCAAAAAGATAATAAAAAATACTTTGGTTTAGGTGAAGAAAAAACACAGGAAACAACCCTCAAAGATTATTGGAAAATCATCAAAGGCAATCGTCCGTTGCAAGTTCTATCGCTTTCAGCAGCCCTTGTAAAATTTGTTGCCCAATTATTGAGTGATTCTGTCGTTGTTGTTATGTTGTTCGGTATTTTATTTGGAAATTATGCACTTTCAGGAGTGATTTCAGGATTGATGGTGATTCCAAATATTCTGGTTATTGTTGCAGCTGCAACTCTTGCACGGAAAAAAGGTTTGCGTAAAGCCTACGTTACTTCCTTGCAGATTGGGATTATCGTGATGATTCTACTTGGAACCTTGCTTCATTTTGGAGGCCCTGGTTCACTCGATTTCGTGAAATGGAATCTATACAGTGTAGCCTTTATTGTCCTATATGCGTTACGGTACTTTGCAACAGCTCCTTCTGGACTAGTCTTGACAATGGGGGCAGATATTTCTGACTATGAGACATCTGTTTCAGGCCGTTATGTATCAGGAATGATTGGGACAATCTTCTCATTGACAGATTCGATTGCTTCTTCATTTGCTCCAATGGTAGTTGGTTTTGTTCTGGCAGGAATTGGTTTTGCTAAGGCCTATCCGACAGCAGAAACGCCATTGTCACCTGCATTGAAAGGTGCGATTATTACCTTGCTTGTATTTATACCAGCAGCGATGCTGTTGATTTCCTTATTCCTTATGAAGTTCTATACATTGGATCAAGTGACGATGGCACAAGTCCAAGAGAAAATTCATGTCATGAAAGCAGCGAAAGACGAAGAACGAGTCCAAGCGATTGCGAAAAATGTACC
Protein-coding sequences here:
- a CDS encoding DNA-directed RNA polymerase subunit beta codes for the protein MDQKENLHFVGNQILLILFVILLALIIFAIGLMVGYGVIGDGSNIWAILSPEKWQELIGKFTGK
- a CDS encoding F0F1 ATP synthase subunit epsilon, which gives rise to MAQMTVQIVTPDGIRYDHHAAFVLVRTTEGELGIYPGHVELIAVLAIDEIKVRRIDDENHVDWIAVNGGIIEVSKDLITIVSDSAERARDIDVSRAERAKLRAEKELEEAQSAHNIDMEKRAAIALQRAINRIRVGQK
- a CDS encoding MFS transporter codes for the protein MDKTVEQRTADVTYNRAKLWQIILFATNNTSTNIYLVAFSFVTYFSTGVLGLAVLFVSQLMGYIRIFDGFIDPAIGVLIDKTDTKFGKYRPILVLGNIITALSFVFLFNIHHFGSAMTMPLFIVALLIHKIGYSLQQTITKAGQTALTNDPKQRPIFNIVDGIMTAILFSGSQIVISSYLVPKHGGFTEGFFAELMVSVICISAVLAVLSVIGIWQKDNKKYFGLGEEKTQETTLKDYWKIIKGNRPLQVLSLSAALVKFVAQLLSDSVVVVMLFGILFGNYALSGVISGLMVIPNILVIVAAATLARKKGLRKAYVTSLQIGIIVMILLGTLLHFGGPGSLDFVKWNLYSVAFIVLYALRYFATAPSGLVLTMGADISDYETSVSGRYVSGMIGTIFSLTDSIASSFAPMVVGFVLAGIGFAKAYPTAETPLSPALKGAIITLLVFIPAAMLLISLFLMKFYTLDQVTMAQVQEKIHVMKAAKDEERVQAIAKNVPLSDMDYVDVTKYKVEEE
- a CDS encoding GNAT family N-acetyltransferase — protein: MIEIEEKLRLRRGKPNDSEALAWYQDQEVVYLVDGVRESYSLEKLQRMYAYLDQAGELYTIEAQEETGWKAIGDVTFSQNDVPIVIGNPAYRGQGLGKKIIQALVAEAKKRGYSELHVREIYQDNVASQKCFTACGFEIQRETEKGYSYRRDL
- the atpA gene encoding F0F1 ATP synthase subunit alpha; the encoded protein is MVINAQEISALLKQQIEGFQPDFDYTETGVVTYIGDGIARAHGLDNAMSGELLIFENGTIGMAQNLETVDVGIIILGPFTDIREGSVVRRTGKIMEVPVGQALIGRVVNPLGQPVDGLGEIRTTKTRPIEYPAPGVMQRKSVNQPLQTGLKAIDALVPIGRGQRELIIGDRQTGKTSIAIDAILNQKDQDMICIYVAIGQKESTVRTQVETLRQYGALDYTIVVTASASQPSPLLFLAPYAGVAMAEEFMYEGKHVLVVYDDLSKQAVAYRELSLLLRRPPGREAYPGDVFYLHSRLLERSAKVSDELGGGSITALPFIETQAGDISAYIATNVISITDGQIFLKDDLFNSGIRPAIDAGSSVSRVGGSAQIKAMKKVAGTLRIDLASYRELEAFTQFGSDLDAATQAKLNRGRRTVEVLKQPLHKPLPVEKQVLILYALTNGFLDSVPIDDILAFEEELYAYFDLHHDGLLDTIRVTKDLPDTDVLNAAIQEFKDQSVFQ
- a CDS encoding DUF1146 family protein; translation: MVKSLVTVCSHLLFIYLAHYLLLSVVDWSKVVKGTAENQKKIQLFIVFVAIALGYLVSAFFLDILSISRNLTEALR
- the atpD gene encoding F0F1 ATP synthase subunit beta is translated as MSSGKITQVVGPVVDVAFSADDKLPEINNALVVYKNDESKQKVVLEVALELGDGVVRTIAMESTDGLTRGMEVLDTGHPISVPVGKETLGRVFNVLGDTIDLETPFDETVERHPIHKKAPTFDELSTATEILETGIKVIDLLAPYLKGGKVGLFGGAGVGKTVLIQELIHNIAQEHGGISVFTGVGERTREGNDLYWEMKESGVIEKTAMVFGQMNEPPGARMRVALTGLTIAEYFRDVEGQDVLLFIDNIFRFTQAGSEVSALLGRMPSAVGYQPTLATEMGQLQERITSTKKGSVTSIQAIYVPADDYTDPAPATAFAHLDSTTNLERKLTQLGIYPAVDPLASSSRALAPEVVGEEHYAVAMEVKRVLQRYQELQDIIAILGMDELSDDEKTLVGRARRIQFFLSQNFNVAEQFTGMPGSYVPVAETVRGFKEILDGKHDTLPEDAFRNVGSIDDVIAKAAKMRF
- the murA gene encoding UDP-N-acetylglucosamine 1-carboxyvinyltransferase; its protein translation is MDKIIVRGGNTRLKGEVTIEGAKNAVLPLLAATILASEGQSRLLHVPILSDVFTMNRVVDGLGVSVAFDQDKKEILIDAQGELGSEAPYKYVNQMRASIVVLGPILARNGYAKVSMPGGCTIGSRPIDLHLKGLEAMGAEIHQRAGYLEARAERLKGAHLYMDFPSVGATQNLMMAATLAEGTTVIENAAREPEIVDLAIFLNKMGAKVKGAGTETISIKGVSSLHGAEHQVVQDRIEAGTFMVAAAMTGGDVLVKDAIWEHNRPLISKMQEMGIDVREEDEGIRVRSSVEQLKPVTVKTLPHPGFPTDMQAQFTALMAVAKGESTMIETVFENRFQHLEELRRMDLHSDILRDTAIITGGNTLQGAEVMSTDLRASAALILTGLVAEGVTTVGKLTHLDRGYYRFHEKLAALGADIERINGEE
- a CDS encoding F0F1 ATP synthase subunit gamma, whose translation is MAGSLNEIKTKIASTKKTSQITGAMQMVSAAKLAKSEQLAKSFQIYASKVRKITTDLLRGELMEGSTNPMLIRRPIQKSGYIVITSDSGLKGSYNAMILKAVMEMIEQDHTSKDEYEIIAIGGMGADFFRARGIQPIFELRGLADNPSFDDVQKIISKSVEMYKNEIFDELYVCYNHHINSLSRQVRVQQMLPVEDLDHNEADGYTATFELEPSRDALLGQLLTQYAESTIYGAILDAKTAENAAGMVAMQTATDNAKSVIDELTIRYNRARQAAITQEITEIVAGASALD
- a CDS encoding DNA/RNA non-specific endonuclease; the protein is MARKKTKKQSMSLASLVITFLLVAGGYFWAEGTSTVSHRPVTRVENAASRPSEELAHSVLTDTVRAQLGSDLVYNGAGAFVMNGNRTDLDAAVASVPYADNKTKIAQGKVVPTVANALLSKATRQYQKREETGNGSTSWKPAGWHQVRHLEGEYNHAIDRGHLLAYSLVGGLKGYDASTSNPKNIAVQTAWSNQSNRPDATGQNYFETQVRRALDRNKRVRYRVTLIYQSQEDLVPVGSHLEAKAADGSLEFNVFVPNVQQGLVIDYYSGKIHLNQ